The following DNA comes from Papaver somniferum cultivar HN1 chromosome 4, ASM357369v1, whole genome shotgun sequence.
TATCGTAGGTTTGGTTGTAAATTGGAATCAAACAAACAACACAAATTACAGTATAAACAAAGACCACAATCTAAACTATTCAAATTGAAAGCTGCAAAAAAAATAGTATTCATTTTAACAAATGAAGACGAATCAACAAGCAATGACCCAATCCAAACACTGGTTCATAGATGATACAGATTCTTATTGTGGTTTAATGTATAAATTTTCCTCAGCTGCGAAGGGATTAAAACCTCTATCAACTAAAATTTGCAGAGGTTTAAAGAGAGGCTTTGGAATATTCTCATCACCCCACTTATACCAATCCCAACCATCACATTTGTTAGGTTCCAGGTTCCGTGGCTCTTGTTGTGAATCCACCAGTTCACCACGCATGAAAATAGTTATGTAATGTGACGGCTTTGGCTCATCTAAAAAGACGCTGTTGGTGACCGTCACAAACTCAATTTTGTTGATGTCTAGACCTGTTTCCTCCTTCACCTCCCTCAATGCGCATTCCT
Coding sequences within:
- the LOC113275658 gene encoding nudix hydrolase 1, which produces MEVRGPAPKVGVGVFVMKDKKTLLGKRRSSIGDSTFALPGGHLEFGESFEECALREVKEETGLDINKIEFVTVTNSVFLDEPKPSHYITIFMRGELVDSQQEPRNLEPNKCDGWDWYKWGDENIPKPLFKPLQILVDRGFNPFAAEENLYIKPQ